GCGACGTTCTGCACGCCGTACGACGTCAAGGGCGGAGTCGCGCTGTCGTCGCAGAGCGGCGGCATCGGGATGGCGATCCTCGGGTTCAGCCGCTCGGCGAAGATGGGGGTGTCCTCGATCGTCGGCGTGGGGAACAAAGCCGACATCGACGAGGACGACCTGCTCACCTTCTTCGAGCAGGACGACAACACCCAGCTCGTCGCCATGCACCTCGAAGACCTCAAGGACGGCCGCTCGTTCGCCGAGACGGCGAAGCGCGTCTCGAAGCACAAGCCGGTCGTCGTGCTCAAAGCCGGGCGGACGTCCCAGGGCGCCAAGGCGGCCAGCTCGCACACCGGCGCACTGGCCGGCGACGACAAGGTCTACGACGACATCCTCCGCCAGAGCGGCGTGATCCGGGCGCCCGGGCTGAACGACCTGCTCGAGTACGCCCGCGGCATCCCGCTGCTGCCCACGCCGAAGGGCGAGAACGTCGTCATCATCACCGGTGCCGGCGGCTCGGGTGTGCTGCTTTCGGACGCCTGCGTCGACAACGGTCTGAGCCTGATGGAGATCCCGCCGGACCTCGACACGGCGTTCCGGAAGTTCATCCCGCCCTTCGGCGCGGCCGGCAACCCGGTGGACATCACCGGCGGCGAGCCACCCTCGACCTACCGCAACACGATCGCGCTGGGCCTCGAGGACGACCGGATCCACGCCCTGATCCTGGGCTACTGGCACACCATCGTCACCCCGCCGATGGTCTTCGCGGAGCTCGTCGCGCGAGTGGTCGAGGAGTACCGCGCGAAGGGGATCCACAAGCCCGTCGTCGCGTCGCTCTCCGGCGACGTCGAGGTCGAAGAGGCGAGCGACTACCTCTACGACCACGGTGTCGTCGCCTACCCGTACACGACCGAGAAGCCGGTCGCGGTGCTCGGTGCGAAGTACCGCTGGGCGCGGGCGGCGGGGCTGCTCTGAACGTCCTCCACAGGGGCTGGCCCACCGAGTGAGAAAGGACGAAGATCCACCGCACGTCGGCAACAGAGGGACATGAGTCAACGGTGACGAAAGAGAACTCTTATGACCGCAGCTACGTACCAGGAGATCACTGACGAGAACGGACGGGTTTACCGGATAGGGGAGTCACCGCACGACATCATGGGGCGCTCCCGGAGCTTCATGGTCTGGCTGCCCTGGATCGCCATGATGGCGGTCAGCGTGTTCGAGTACGGCTGGGGCGCCGTCGAAGGCACCCTGGAAGAGAAGTACGGCTGGTCGCTGTCGGACGCGTTCTGGCTGGCCAGCATCTGGGCCGTCTTCCAGGCCGGGGTCGCGTTCCCGGCCGGGCGGCTCCGCGAGAAGAACATCGTGTCGGCGAAGACGGCGATGCTCGTCGGCGCGGTGTGCAGCGGCATCGGCTACTTCACCATCGCGCACAGCGGGAACCTGACGCTGGCGTTCATCGGGTACTCGGTCCTCGGCGGCACCGGCGCGGGGCTCGTGTACGCGACCTGCATCAACATGGTCGGCAAGTGGTACCCGGAGAAGCGCGGCGCGCGGACCGGGTTCGTGAACGGTGGCTTCGCCTACGGTTCGGTGCCGTTCATCTACCTGTTCAGCGCGTTCCTCGGCCACGAGAACGTCACCGGGGTGCTCGACGGGATCGGCCTCTACATGCTGATCGTCGTGGGTGTCTGCGGCTTCCTGTTCAAGGACCCGCCGAAGAGCTGGTGGCCGAAGGAGGTCGACCCGCTGACCTGGGCCAAGAACAAGGCCGGGGTCAAGAGCCTGGCCAAGAACCCGCCCGCGGTCCGGCAGTTCACGCCGATGGAGGCCATCCGGACAGGCATGCTCCCGCTGATGTGGGTGAGCCTGGTGATCATCGGCGGCGTCTCGCTGTTCGGCATCAACTTCCAGGTGCCGTTCGCCAAGGAGAGCCACTTCGGGGCGTTCGTCGCGGCTTCCTCGGCCGGCGTGCTGGCGATCGTGAACGGCACCGGCCGGGCGGTCGTCGGCTGGGCGTCGGACAAGATCGGGCGCAGGCAGACACTGACGCTGGTGCTGGTGATCGCGGCGCTGGCCCAGTTCGGCGTGCTGTACGCGGGGAACACGCACAACCTGGTCCTGTTCATGGTGTTCGCGTTCCTGACCGGGTTCGGCGGCGGCGCCTTCTACCCGCTGTTCGCCTCGCTGGTGCCGGACTACTTCGGCGAGAACAACAACGCGTCGAACTACGGCCTGGTCTACAGCGCGAAACTGGTCGGCGGCGTCGGCGGCGGTGGGCTCGCCGCGGGCGTCATCAGCGCGTGGGGCTACACCGGCGCGTACATCCTCGCCGGGTGCATCGCGCTGCTTTCGGCGGTGCTGACGCTGTTCCTGCGCCAGCCGGGACGGCCGCGCCACCAGCTCGCGGAAACCGAGCTGGTGGCACGTCCTTCCGCCGCTGCGGGCGGCTGATCCGGTTACCCGCTCCCCGGTCCTGCTGTCATCAGGATCGGGGAGCCTCCGGACGTTCGTGGTAGGCCTGGCGGGTCCGTTCGGTGTGCCTGGCCATGATCTCCTCCGCGGCTTCGGCATTCCCGTACGAGATCGCGTTGATCAGCTCGTCGTGCTCGTTCCACGCGTCCTTTCCGCGCGGGCGGGCGATCGGCGTGTAGTACCAGCGGACCCGGCGGTCGACGAGGCCGATCAGCTCCGCGAGAACCGCGTTCCCCGAGAGCTGCGTGATAAACGCGTGGAGGGCGGCGTTGGCCGCGACCAGGCCCTCGGTGTCCTCGGCCTTCAGTGCCGTGATGCCCGCCTTCTGCAGCTCCCAGAGCCGTTCGACGTCGTCGGCCGTCGCATTGGCGGCGGCGAGCTTCGCGGAGTGCGTCTCCAGCACGCTGCGGACGCTCAGCAGCTGGTCGGCTTCTTCGTCGGTCGGCAGGTGCACGAACGCGCCCTGCGCGGGGCGGAGGTCGACCCAGCCCTCGCTCTGCAGGCGCTGCAGGGCTTCCCGGACGGGCTGCCGGCTGACGCCGAGGTACTCGGCCAGGTCGGCCTCGACCAGGTGCTGCCCGGGTTCGAGCGTGCGGTTGATGATCAGCTCGGCGAGGGCCTCGTAGACGACCTGGCGCAGCGGGGCGGGCCGTTCGACGCGCTTGGCGGCGGTCGAGCTGAGCGAGCCCTTGGCCGTGCGGCGGCCGGACGGGCCGCGGTCTTGGAGCGGAGAAGCGGGCTGGCTCACGGGACACCTCGAGACGGAGAGGAACGCGACGATCTGTGATCAGGATACAGGTTTTGGTATGCAAAATCCCGAACTCTCACCCGGCTGGGAGTTTTGCCACGCCCTCTGGCTTCACTTCTGAATCCAGGATACTGTATGCAATCACGTGCTGGACCGAAGTGGGAGGCACATCATGAAGGTGGCAGTTCTCGGAGCCGGGGCGATCGGTGCCTACGTCGGAGCCGCGCTGCACCGCGGCGGGACCGAGGTGCACCTGATCGCCCGGCGGGCCCACCTCGCCGCGATGCGCGAGCACGGCGTCCGCGTCCTCAGCCCGCGCGGCGACTTCACCGCGCACCCGCACGTCACGGACGAC
The window above is part of the Amycolatopsis camponoti genome. Proteins encoded here:
- a CDS encoding OFA family MFS transporter, which produces MTAATYQEITDENGRVYRIGESPHDIMGRSRSFMVWLPWIAMMAVSVFEYGWGAVEGTLEEKYGWSLSDAFWLASIWAVFQAGVAFPAGRLREKNIVSAKTAMLVGAVCSGIGYFTIAHSGNLTLAFIGYSVLGGTGAGLVYATCINMVGKWYPEKRGARTGFVNGGFAYGSVPFIYLFSAFLGHENVTGVLDGIGLYMLIVVGVCGFLFKDPPKSWWPKEVDPLTWAKNKAGVKSLAKNPPAVRQFTPMEAIRTGMLPLMWVSLVIIGGVSLFGINFQVPFAKESHFGAFVAASSAGVLAIVNGTGRAVVGWASDKIGRRQTLTLVLVIAALAQFGVLYAGNTHNLVLFMVFAFLTGFGGGAFYPLFASLVPDYFGENNNASNYGLVYSAKLVGGVGGGGLAAGVISAWGYTGAYILAGCIALLSAVLTLFLRQPGRPRHQLAETELVARPSAAAGG
- a CDS encoding GntR family transcriptional regulator, encoding MSQPASPLQDRGPSGRRTAKGSLSSTAAKRVERPAPLRQVVYEALAELIINRTLEPGQHLVEADLAEYLGVSRQPVREALQRLQSEGWVDLRPAQGAFVHLPTDEEADQLLSVRSVLETHSAKLAAANATADDVERLWELQKAGITALKAEDTEGLVAANAALHAFITQLSGNAVLAELIGLVDRRVRWYYTPIARPRGKDAWNEHDELINAISYGNAEAAEEIMARHTERTRQAYHERPEAPRS